A section of the Oncorhynchus gorbuscha isolate QuinsamMale2020 ecotype Even-year linkage group LG06, OgorEven_v1.0, whole genome shotgun sequence genome encodes:
- the nat9 gene encoding N-acetyltransferase 9 isoform X1, translating to MPMRLRLVSYQVTLIMRINEDTLLEGKSVVLVPYNADHVPRYHQWMGCPELQQLTASEPLTLEQEYDMQRSWREDDDKCTFIILDKQRWADPAVQEEQCMVGDVNIFLTDPSDSSLAELEIMIAEPSYRGKGLGKEVTRMMICYGVTKLGIRKFEAKIGLDNKVSIAMFKRFHFHELSVSEVFREVTLGMTVDQAVRTRLLGDMAFMQEREYRKDRDSRQEVTSSHATL from the exons ATGCCAATGAGATTACGTCTAGTTAGCTA TCAGGTAACACTCATCATGAGAATAAACGAAGATACCTTACTGGAGGGGAAAAGCGTCGTACTGGTGCCTTACAACGCAGATCATGTACCCAG GTACCACCAGTGGATGGGCTGTCCTGAGCTGCAGCAGCTGACTGCATCTGAGCCGCTGACTCTAGAGCAGGAGTATGACATGCAGAGGAGCTGGAGGGAGGATGATGACA AGTGCACCTTCATCATCCTGGATAAACAACGGTGGGCGGACCCTGCCGTACAGGAAGAGCAGTGCATGGTGGGAGATGTCAACATCTTCCTGACGGACCCCAGTGACTCCTCCCTCGCTGAGCTGGAGATCATGAtcgcag AGCCCAGTTACAGAGGCAAAGGCCTGGGAAAAGAGGTCACACGGATGATGATCTGCTATG GGGTGACCAAACTTGGGATCCGGAAGTTTGAGGCAAAGATCGGTCTGGACAACAAAGTCAGCATTGCCATGTTCAAAAGGTTCCACTTCCACGAG CTGTCAGTGAGCGAGGTGTTCCGGGAGGTCACCCTGGGCATGACGGTGGACCAGGCAGTGCGGACCCGGCTGCTGGGGGACATGGCCTTCATGcaggagagagagtacaggaaggaccGGGACAGCCGGCAGGAAGTGACGTCGTCACACGCCACCCTGTGA
- the lrrc59 gene encoding leucine-rich repeat-containing protein 59 — MSKNKVLNLKDKIDGNEMDLSLCNLTEVPVKELAAFPKVTVLDLSCNNITSLPLEFCSLSHLVKVDLSKNLMTVLPDDLGRLGNLQHLDLYNNKLTILPVSFSQLKNLKWLDLKDNPLEINLAKAAGDCLDEKQCKQCAARVLQHMRILQDEVDKERERRFLKDKELEKKKETKQREREAKEKEARKRDKAEEKERKRKEYNAHMAALAIQEQKNKRKEEKKKRNGQIAADKKAAESAPKARRRSLIGLLFKLLLLGLAGAVGVCQLTGLKEEAVCVPINVAVDDGLSWVREQEVDVRVRKLVEEVDIRARELLQKLSSLVPQLLEPLGVIPTATEPVETVEN, encoded by the exons GCTGCCTTCCCTAAAGTCACAGTCCTGGACCTGTCCTGCAACAATATCACCTCCCTGCCT ctAGAGTTCTGCAGCCTGAGTCACTTGGTCAAGGTGGACCTTAGTAAGAACCTCATGACCGTTCTACCTGATGATCTGGGTCGCCTTGGCAACCTGCAACACCTGGACCTGTACAACAACAagctgaccattctgcctgtcagCTTCTCCCAGCTCAAg aacctGAAGTGGCTGGATCTAAAGGACAACCCTCTGGAAATCAACCTGGCGAAAGCTGCAGGAGACTGTCTGGATGAGAAACAGTGTAAACAATGTGCTGCCAGG GTTCTCCAGCACATGAGGATCCTTCAGGACGAGGTGGACAAAGAGAGGGAGCGGCGCTTCCTAAAGGACAAAG AActggagaagaagaaagagacgaaacagagagagagggaggcgaaAGAGAAGGAGGCGCGTAAACGAGACAaggcagaggagaaggagaggaagaggaaggagtaCAACGCTCACATGGCTGCCTTGGCCATCCAGGAACAGAAGAataagagaaaagaggagaagaaaaAGAGGAATGGACAGATAGCAGCAG ataaGAAAGCAGCTGAATCCGCCCCCAAAGCCCGAAGACGCTCTCTTATTGGCCTGCTGTTCAAGCTCCTCCTGCTGGGATTAGCTGGCGCCGTGGGGGTGTGTCAACTGACGGGGCTAAAGGAGGAGGCAGTCTGTGTGCCAATCAATGTTGCTGTGGATGATGGCCTCTCCTGGGTCCGGGAACAGGAAGTAGATGTAAGAGTCAGAAAGCTGGTGGAGGAAGTGGATATCAGAGCCAGAGAGCTGCTGCAGAAACTGTCCTCTCTGGTGCCACAACTCCTGGAGCCGCTCGGAGTCATTCCCACGGCAACAGAACCCGTGGAAACagtagaaaactga
- the nat9 gene encoding N-acetyltransferase 9 isoform X2: protein MRINEDTLLEGKSVVLVPYNADHVPRYHQWMGCPELQQLTASEPLTLEQEYDMQRSWREDDDKCTFIILDKQRWADPAVQEEQCMVGDVNIFLTDPSDSSLAELEIMIAEPSYRGKGLGKEVTRMMICYGVTKLGIRKFEAKIGLDNKVSIAMFKRFHFHELSVSEVFREVTLGMTVDQAVRTRLLGDMAFMQEREYRKDRDSRQEVTSSHATL from the exons ATGAGAATAAACGAAGATACCTTACTGGAGGGGAAAAGCGTCGTACTGGTGCCTTACAACGCAGATCATGTACCCAG GTACCACCAGTGGATGGGCTGTCCTGAGCTGCAGCAGCTGACTGCATCTGAGCCGCTGACTCTAGAGCAGGAGTATGACATGCAGAGGAGCTGGAGGGAGGATGATGACA AGTGCACCTTCATCATCCTGGATAAACAACGGTGGGCGGACCCTGCCGTACAGGAAGAGCAGTGCATGGTGGGAGATGTCAACATCTTCCTGACGGACCCCAGTGACTCCTCCCTCGCTGAGCTGGAGATCATGAtcgcag AGCCCAGTTACAGAGGCAAAGGCCTGGGAAAAGAGGTCACACGGATGATGATCTGCTATG GGGTGACCAAACTTGGGATCCGGAAGTTTGAGGCAAAGATCGGTCTGGACAACAAAGTCAGCATTGCCATGTTCAAAAGGTTCCACTTCCACGAG CTGTCAGTGAGCGAGGTGTTCCGGGAGGTCACCCTGGGCATGACGGTGGACCAGGCAGTGCGGACCCGGCTGCTGGGGGACATGGCCTTCATGcaggagagagagtacaggaaggaccGGGACAGCCGGCAGGAAGTGACGTCGTCACACGCCACCCTGTGA